From the Acidilutibacter cellobiosedens genome, one window contains:
- a CDS encoding DUF1097 domain-containing protein gives MSQIICSAISVGILSGIWGFISSPLGLLCWVGFVGCTSYYASGGKKEGLKKSIICNMTGVLWAMMIIITSEHFGSSVAGAVMTGIFSFVMCAQSKFKLLSFIPGTFCGSFSTFGAGGDWKLVIVSLLCGAALGYFSDMGGIWLHRIYQPSSQKS, from the coding sequence ATGAGTCAAATAATATGCAGTGCCATAAGTGTAGGCATATTATCCGGAATCTGGGGTTTTATAAGTTCTCCCCTTGGGTTGTTATGCTGGGTCGGATTTGTAGGCTGCACAAGTTATTATGCTTCGGGAGGGAAAAAGGAAGGATTGAAAAAGTCCATTATCTGTAATATGACAGGAGTTCTGTGGGCTATGATGATTATCATAACGAGTGAGCACTTTGGTTCTTCAGTAGCAGGAGCCGTGATGACGGGAATATTTTCCTTTGTAATGTGTGCTCAATCTAAATTTAAACTCTTATCATTTATACCCGGAACATTTTGCGGAAGTTTTTCGACTTTTGGAGCAGGAGGAGACTGGAAACTGGTAATCGTATCACTTCTTTGCGGAGCTGCTTTAGGATATTTCTCCGATATGGGAGGAATATGGCTTCATAGGATATACCAACCAAGTAGTCAAAAATCATAG
- a CDS encoding Crp/Fnr family transcriptional regulator: MCMYKDLFDDERQTEMRRYFLNLANTVGIIKSYKKKEVINYEGDDFVGIVVKGVISQSIISSKGNIHPLYLLREGEIFGETFYFCGGENNISTIAREDSEVSFLLKDKLNMELINNPEGYRYFIHSITRKFRIILFQLTNKVFNDSMGKVADTLLRLSSCTGEGPSGRNVINMIFTHQELTNIIGCSRITVTNCLNRLLSEKIISYEDKKIVINDPEALKKYIDLILD; the protein is encoded by the coding sequence ATGTGTATGTACAAAGATTTATTTGATGATGAAAGACAGACGGAAATGAGAAGATATTTTTTAAATTTGGCAAACACTGTCGGCATAATAAAAAGTTATAAGAAAAAGGAAGTCATTAATTATGAAGGCGATGATTTTGTGGGGATCGTGGTAAAGGGAGTTATTTCCCAGAGCATTATAAGCTCGAAAGGAAATATCCATCCTTTATATTTGCTCAGAGAAGGAGAAATATTCGGAGAGACTTTTTATTTCTGCGGAGGAGAAAATAATATTTCAACAATTGCCAGAGAAGATTCGGAGGTTTCCTTTTTGTTAAAAGATAAGCTTAATATGGAACTTATAAATAACCCGGAAGGTTACAGATATTTTATCCATAGTATAACCAGAAAATTCAGGATAATTTTGTTTCAGCTTACAAATAAGGTTTTCAATGATTCCATGGGCAAGGTTGCCGATACGTTGTTGAGGCTTTCTTCATGTACGGGTGAAGGCCCGTCGGGCAGAAACGTTATAAATATGATATTTACCCATCAGGAGTTGACCAATATTATAGGATGTTCAAGAATAACCGTAACAAATTGTTTGAATAGACTTTTGAGCGAAAAAATAATAAGCTATGAAGATAAAAAAATAGTAATTAATGATCCGGAAGCTTTAAAAAAATATATAGATCTGATTTTAGATTAA
- a CDS encoding gamma-glutamylcyclotransferase family protein encodes MYEIKIFIYGTLIKNFRNYNKYLKSKVTSITVAYIYGKLYHLKIHNCPAIIDGKDKVYGQVIAFNDDAEYTLLKTIDNFEKYFFDRDKIIYERKPVDVYYLDNNNKERLSFYKLVNRDVLKSENAEYISSENWERYLKFQKNKML; translated from the coding sequence ATGTATGAAATAAAGATATTTATTTATGGAACCCTTATAAAAAATTTCAGGAATTATAACAAATATTTGAAAAGTAAGGTAACTTCTATCACTGTAGCATATATATACGGAAAATTGTATCATTTAAAAATCCACAACTGTCCGGCTATAATTGACGGAAAAGATAAAGTATACGGACAGGTAATTGCTTTTAATGACGATGCCGAATATACCTTGCTTAAAACCATTGATAATTTTGAAAAATATTTTTTTGACAGAGACAAAATTATCTACGAAAGGAAACCGGTAGATGTTTATTATCTGGATAACAATAATAAGGAAAGATTATCTTTTTATAAATTAGTAAATAGAGATGTACTAAAAAGTGAAAATGCAGAATATATATCTTCCGAAAATTGGGAAAGATATTTAAAATTTCAAAAAAATAAGATGCTTTAG
- the pcp gene encoding pyroglutamyl-peptidase I: protein MKILITGFDPFGGEDINPAYEVVKKVKDNICGADVIKFQVPTAFNESIKRTTDKIKEINPDFVLNIGQAGGRTGISIERVAININDARIPDNLNQQPIDEKIDETGQNAYFASIPIKNIVKAIKNKKIPAAVSDSAGTYVCNHLMYGILNYIYKNNLNIKAGFIHIPYLFQQVIDKPNMPGMDIDTMVTAIETAVEVIVTEK from the coding sequence ATGAAAATTTTAATTACGGGTTTTGATCCTTTTGGAGGAGAAGACATTAATCCCGCCTACGAGGTTGTAAAAAAAGTAAAAGATAATATATGTGGTGCAGATGTTATAAAATTTCAAGTACCTACTGCATTTAACGAATCCATCAAGCGTACCACTGATAAAATAAAAGAAATCAACCCTGATTTTGTGCTAAATATCGGTCAGGCAGGGGGAAGAACCGGAATTAGCATTGAAAGAGTGGCAATAAATATTAATGATGCCAGAATCCCGGATAATTTAAATCAACAACCTATTGATGAAAAAATAGATGAAACCGGGCAAAATGCATATTTTGCTTCTATCCCCATAAAAAATATAGTAAAAGCGATAAAAAACAAGAAGATTCCCGCGGCCGTCTCTGATTCTGCCGGAACCTACGTATGTAATCATCTCATGTATGGTATATTAAACTATATTTATAAAAACAATCTAAATATCAAAGCCGGATTTATCCATATCCCCTATTTATTTCAACAGGTTATCGATAAGCCAAATATGCCGGGAATGGATATAGATACAATGGTAACAGCAATAGAAACTGCAGTGGAAGTTATAGTTACGGAAAAATAA
- a CDS encoding 5-oxoproline transporter, DUF979 family subunit: MPTAILEIKDKKYGVIKYQLPVALTMLLIHIFWAFA; encoded by the coding sequence GTGCCTACTGCTATTCTTGAGATTAAAGATAAAAAATACGGTGTAATAAAATATCAGCTGCCGGTAGCTTTAACAATGTTATTAATTCATATTTTTTGGGCTTTTGCTTAA
- a CDS encoding radical SAM protein, whose amino-acid sequence MSGFSYKDVYIEDGRRVLEVNMLPEKYCNFDCIFCPIGRSKNKIDTQKSFDKIDSSLIELENMIENTKAELIFINSKGEALVNDKIGDIIDFIKAKGLPVRLLSNGYLLGRDEYMKIANKCDEVVGEIKTITEKDFQKVQRPIEGYTLAEYISNMASFSKQYKGKFLFEITIIKGYNDNEESIQKIKNIIKEISPDKIIVARMEDERFKKKLGITDERFEEISNALLNV is encoded by the coding sequence ATGAGTGGTTTCAGTTATAAAGATGTTTATATTGAAGACGGAAGAAGAGTGCTGGAAGTTAACATGCTTCCAGAAAAGTATTGTAACTTTGACTGCATATTTTGCCCTATTGGAAGATCGAAAAATAAGATAGATACCCAAAAGTCATTTGATAAAATAGACAGTTCATTGATTGAGTTAGAAAACATGATAGAAAATACAAAAGCAGAATTAATTTTTATTAACTCAAAAGGAGAAGCCTTAGTAAATGATAAAATTGGTGATATTATTGACTTTATCAAAGCCAAAGGTTTACCTGTGAGACTGCTTTCTAATGGATATCTATTAGGTAGAGATGAATATATGAAAATTGCTAATAAATGTGATGAGGTTGTTGGAGAGATAAAAACAATAACAGAAAAAGATTTTCAAAAAGTTCAAAGACCGATTGAAGGGTATACGCTGGCAGAATATATTTCGAATATGGCCTCCTTTAGTAAACAATATAAAGGAAAATTTCTATTTGAAATTACTATCATTAAGGGCTATAACGATAACGAAGAATCAATTCAGAAGATAAAAAATATTATTAAGGAAATATCTCCCGACAAGATAATTGTTGCAAGAATGGAAGATGAAAGGTTTAAGAAAAAACTTGGTATAACCGATGAAAGATTCGAGGAAATTTCAAATGCATTACTAAATGTTTAG
- a CDS encoding B3/B4 domain-containing protein yields MKKFIIEDDFWNLFPNARIGVVICHGIDNSIKDKDKYKDMICNSEKESLKYLKNVEFSSNEVIKVWREAFQKFKTKKGARSSIEALLKRVHNGNHLGTINPLVDIYNSISLKYGLPCGGEDIDKFVGDIRLTKAVGNENFVTLGTDENAPPYEGEIVYKDNEGAICRCWNWRESVRTMLTENTKNVFLCIELIDEKRLEEFENALKDLAKIVQDNLGGTCKITILDINNKEISIN; encoded by the coding sequence ATGAAAAAATTTATTATTGAAGATGACTTTTGGAACCTATTCCCCAATGCAAGAATTGGTGTTGTTATTTGCCACGGCATAGATAATTCTATAAAAGATAAAGACAAATATAAGGATATGATTTGTAATTCAGAAAAGGAGTCCTTAAAATATTTGAAGAATGTAGAATTCAGTAGTAACGAAGTTATAAAAGTATGGAGAGAGGCGTTCCAAAAATTTAAAACAAAGAAAGGTGCAAGATCGTCTATTGAGGCATTACTAAAGCGAGTGCATAATGGAAACCATTTAGGAACTATTAATCCTTTGGTTGATATTTACAATTCTATTTCCTTAAAATACGGACTGCCCTGCGGTGGTGAGGATATCGATAAATTCGTCGGAGATATAAGATTGACCAAGGCAGTTGGAAATGAAAATTTTGTTACATTAGGAACGGATGAAAATGCACCACCCTATGAAGGTGAAATAGTATATAAAGATAACGAAGGAGCAATTTGCAGATGTTGGAATTGGCGGGAATCAGTAAGAACAATGCTCACCGAAAATACAAAGAATGTTTTTTTGTGCATTGAATTAATTGATGAAAAAAGGTTAGAAGAATTTGAGAATGCTCTAAAGGATTTAGCAAAAATAGTACAAGATAATTTAGGTGGAACATGTAAGATTACAATTCTTGATATTAACAATAAAGAAATATCAATAAATTAA
- a CDS encoding D-alanyl-D-alanine carboxypeptidase family protein: MPQGYRRRYKKKSKIKGLLKFLLILGIAVFALKIIPGKIMEVKDKHEFKPVQKSTKKIYISPEGIHSSYAILVDLEDKNILMEKNADEKVYPASMTKIMTAIVAIENLPNTNVKVELSPSVFQNLSGSDASVAGFLQGEKVKAIDLLYGALLPSGAECCIGLADYIAGSEETFVDMMNKKAEKLGLDNTHFVNTTGLHDQNHFTTVKDIASLLSYALENETFREIFTSSSHSTSSTNKHPDGITFKSNMFKELGEQTIKEGKILGGKTGYTDEAGLCLASLAESDGKEYILVTAGAEGNHKTEQYNIIDAVTVYNSLENN, encoded by the coding sequence ATGCCACAAGGATATAGAAGAAGATATAAGAAGAAGTCAAAAATAAAAGGACTTTTAAAGTTTTTATTAATATTAGGAATTGCAGTTTTTGCTTTAAAAATTATACCGGGAAAAATTATGGAAGTTAAGGATAAGCATGAATTTAAGCCGGTGCAGAAATCTACTAAAAAGATTTATATATCCCCGGAAGGAATTCATAGTTCCTATGCAATTTTAGTTGATTTAGAGGATAAAAACATACTGATGGAAAAAAACGCCGATGAAAAAGTCTATCCTGCTTCTATGACGAAGATTATGACTGCAATTGTTGCTATAGAAAATCTGCCGAATACAAATGTTAAGGTTGAACTTTCCCCTTCGGTTTTTCAGAACCTTAGCGGTTCCGATGCGTCAGTAGCAGGATTTCTCCAAGGAGAAAAAGTAAAGGCAATAGATCTGTTATATGGAGCACTGCTTCCCAGCGGGGCGGAATGCTGTATAGGTCTTGCGGATTACATAGCAGGTTCGGAAGAAACTTTTGTTGATATGATGAACAAAAAAGCCGAAAAACTCGGCCTTGACAATACTCATTTTGTAAATACAACGGGTCTTCATGATCAAAACCATTTTACAACAGTTAAAGACATAGCCAGTCTTCTATCCTATGCTCTGGAAAATGAAACTTTTCGTGAAATTTTTACTTCATCTTCCCATTCAACTTCGTCGACAAATAAGCATCCGGACGGTATAACTTTCAAGAGCAACATGTTTAAAGAGCTTGGAGAACAAACTATAAAGGAAGGCAAAATTTTAGGAGGGAAAACAGGTTATACCGATGAAGCTGGTTTATGTCTCGCAAGTCTTGCCGAATCAGATGGGAAAGAATATATTTTGGTTACGGCAGGAGCCGAAGGAAATCATAAAACGGAACAGTATAATATTATAGATGCGGTTACGGTGTATAACAGTTTGGAAAACAATTAA
- a CDS encoding RNA polymerase sigma factor, which yields MFILMTCINTEEEKEKLKKIYLKYKKLMFKIAFDILQDFHWAEEAVEEAGMKIIDNLDKFSDIDSTNSKNLAAAIVKNTAKNMAKHRNKFEAVDLESKENNLEDNKFLPEIFLLSRENVKQIVECISQLDEKYGKILWMKYIDNIDDREICKTLDISPENFRVRLCRGKKILNGKLKNRNLLK from the coding sequence ATGTTTATTTTAATGACATGTATAAATACCGAAGAGGAAAAAGAAAAGTTAAAAAAGATTTATCTTAAGTATAAAAAACTGATGTTTAAAATTGCATTTGATATTCTCCAAGATTTTCATTGGGCAGAAGAGGCGGTTGAGGAAGCCGGAATGAAAATAATCGATAATTTGGACAAGTTTTCCGATATAGACAGTACAAACTCAAAGAATTTAGCTGCGGCCATAGTTAAAAATACGGCTAAAAATATGGCAAAACACCGAAACAAATTTGAAGCGGTGGATTTGGAAAGTAAAGAAAATAATTTAGAGGATAACAAATTTTTGCCGGAGATATTTTTGTTATCTCGGGAAAACGTTAAACAAATTGTTGAATGTATCTCCCAATTAGATGAAAAATACGGGAAAATTCTTTGGATGAAGTATATTGATAATATTGATGACAGAGAGATTTGCAAAACTTTAGACATAAGCCCCGAAAATTTCAGAGTCAGACTATGCAGAGGAAAGAAGATATTAAATGGGAAGCTAAAAAATCGGAACTTATTAAAGTAA
- a CDS encoding M1 family metallopeptidase, whose amino-acid sequence MNSNKKVFVILICLVVTFSFIYFNKAKVSDTQFPENNTYKIQATYDKEKRLLKGYQILEYTNRAGKDLEELKFHLFANAYRDLKTVPEVSGDLEHYPEGFNEGKTTIKEVKANEEAAEFKVDNQILSVKLKKKLLKGESVKIEMEFEDLIPKTNNNYGVYDGITSLAYWYPILAVHDGSDWQIREYGKIGESSYSDMANYYVNITLPEDEITVSTGIKTGEHKEEKGYKKVEMEALNVRDFVIISSDKFVKKEKKAGEITINSYFLPENKAAGEATLKYGEKALKYFENLIGPYPYKELDIAETNMINSGMEYPQLLSVGRGLYEEEENLKNSVIFETTVVHEAAHQWFYGIIGNDQQKEPWLDESFVTYLTAKYFKDNGREEIFNQQVKNNESKLKEYKSVFSTVNDFDGWNSYLDTVYKRGSLVLYKLNEDMGEEKFKQLLQEIYKEYKYKNLNTEKFLDILTKTEGEERSQIFKEDAVKEKKAKADINKNIKLSDLPVELRRAKNASDKVIELKNKGYSINMTFDFLAVKGDANIVYGTEGNEEQNKDMRLAAEMILETSIEQSSMKKQSEKFNGKVVTDKEALDMKEMPDLTIIVGNPDINGYYKEVNDKLDIQIHGNKISIVDLDYDIKDERYFFSYLVDNYADEEKKIMVFYSRDGTGISTTYRGYYYYSTFGGGIKYNPDFLGLIAEKDGKKEVMIFDEEGKVKE is encoded by the coding sequence ATGAACAGTAATAAAAAAGTATTTGTAATATTAATATGTCTTGTCGTTACATTTTCTTTTATCTACTTCAATAAAGCCAAAGTATCCGATACACAATTTCCTGAAAATAATACATATAAAATACAAGCAACTTATGATAAAGAAAAAAGACTGCTGAAGGGATATCAAATCCTTGAATATACAAACAGAGCAGGAAAAGATTTGGAAGAACTGAAATTTCATCTGTTTGCCAACGCTTACAGGGACTTAAAAACAGTACCGGAAGTGTCGGGAGACCTTGAACATTATCCTGAAGGATTTAACGAAGGCAAGACCACAATCAAAGAAGTAAAAGCAAATGAAGAGGCGGCAGAATTCAAAGTCGACAATCAGATTCTCTCCGTCAAACTCAAAAAAAAGCTTTTAAAAGGTGAGTCCGTAAAAATAGAAATGGAATTTGAAGATTTGATACCGAAAACGAATAACAATTACGGAGTATATGACGGGATAACAAGCCTTGCCTATTGGTACCCAATTTTGGCTGTACATGACGGAAGTGACTGGCAGATAAGAGAATACGGTAAAATAGGAGAATCGAGCTACAGCGACATGGCAAATTATTATGTAAATATAACCCTTCCCGAAGATGAAATAACAGTGAGCACGGGAATAAAAACAGGAGAACATAAAGAAGAAAAGGGATACAAAAAAGTAGAAATGGAAGCTTTAAATGTGAGGGATTTTGTAATCATATCAAGTGATAAATTTGTTAAGAAAGAGAAGAAAGCAGGAGAAATCACGATAAACAGCTATTTTCTTCCGGAAAATAAAGCGGCAGGAGAAGCAACCCTCAAATACGGAGAAAAAGCATTAAAATATTTTGAGAATCTTATAGGTCCGTATCCATATAAGGAATTGGACATAGCGGAAACCAATATGATAAATTCGGGTATGGAATATCCCCAATTGTTATCCGTAGGCAGAGGCCTTTATGAAGAAGAAGAGAACTTAAAAAACAGTGTAATATTTGAAACAACGGTTGTTCATGAAGCGGCACATCAGTGGTTTTACGGAATAATAGGAAACGACCAGCAGAAAGAGCCGTGGCTTGATGAATCCTTTGTCACATATTTAACGGCAAAATACTTTAAAGATAATGGAAGAGAGGAAATATTCAATCAGCAGGTAAAAAACAACGAATCGAAATTGAAAGAATACAAATCCGTATTTTCAACGGTAAATGATTTTGACGGATGGAATTCTTATTTGGATACGGTATACAAGAGGGGAAGTTTAGTTCTATACAAATTGAACGAAGACATGGGAGAAGAAAAATTCAAACAATTACTTCAGGAGATCTATAAGGAATATAAGTATAAAAATCTAAATACGGAGAAGTTTTTGGATATTTTAACTAAAACAGAAGGGGAAGAGAGAAGTCAAATATTTAAAGAAGATGCTGTAAAGGAGAAAAAGGCAAAAGCTGATATAAATAAGAATATAAAATTGTCGGATTTGCCTGTGGAATTGAGGAGGGCTAAAAATGCATCTGATAAAGTAATTGAGTTAAAAAATAAAGGCTACAGTATTAATATGACTTTTGATTTCTTAGCCGTTAAGGGGGATGCTAATATCGTTTACGGGACTGAAGGAAATGAAGAGCAGAATAAGGATATGAGATTGGCAGCTGAAATGATTTTAGAAACATCAATAGAACAGTCGTCAATGAAGAAACAGTCTGAAAAATTTAATGGTAAGGTTGTGACTGACAAAGAAGCTCTGGATATGAAAGAGATGCCGGATCTGACTATTATCGTAGGCAATCCCGACATTAACGGATATTATAAAGAGGTTAACGATAAGCTGGATATACAGATCCACGGGAATAAAATATCTATAGTGGACCTTGACTATGATATAAAAGATGAAAGATATTTTTTCAGTTATTTGGTTGATAATTATGCAGATGAGGAGAAGAAGATAATGGTGTTTTATTCTAGGGACGGTACCGGAATATCTACTACTTACAGAGGATATTATTATTATTCCACCTTTGGAGGAGGGATAAAATACAATCCCGACTTTTTGGGATTGATTGCAGAAAAGGACGGGAAGAAAGAGGTCATGATATTTGATGAGGAAGGGAAAGTGAAAGAATAA